The following are encoded in a window of Anopheles gambiae chromosome X, idAnoGambNW_F1_1, whole genome shotgun sequence genomic DNA:
- the LOC3289720 gene encoding uncharacterized protein LOC3289720 has translation MTKLEYPENERERALENVDKMLFRIASELPTLLGGVCSASNALKDTKRCNFSSLCAVTSELPPSIATELRIANEVADSKQFFLCTKGIADASDRLTTLMAEAKQTRRKLDQFLAINTAAAEQQQQQLQRSCIYLDQALGLLFALDLELHEIKLAASALYLHGQKAGAAQLRETEGLKGAVARLVAILSSKHYTSTLATIVSQ, from the exons ATGACTAAGTTGGAATACCCAGAGAACGAGCGCGAACGAGCGTTGGAAAACGTGGATAAAATGCTTTTTAGGATTGCCTCCGAACTACCGACACTGCTAGGGGGAGTGTGTTCTGCCAGCAATGCATTAAAGGACACAAAGCGGTGCAACTTCAGTTCGCTGTG cGCGGTGACAAGCGAACTTCCACCTAGCATCGCCACTGAGCTCCGAATAGCGAATGAGGTAGCAGATAGCAAGCAGTTTTTCCTCTGCACCAAGGGGAT AGCGGATGCATCCGACAGACTGACAACGCTAATGGCGGAAGCGAAGCAGACCCGTCGTAAACTCGACCAGTTTCTTGCAATCAACACGGCAGCggcggaacagcagcagcagcagctccagagGTCGTGCATTTATCTCGACCAAGCACTGGGCCTACTGTTTGCCCTAGATCTTGAGCTGCACGAGATCAAGCTTGCCGCCAGTGCGCTGTACCTGCATGGACAGAAGGCAGGAGCCGCCCAGCTGCGGGAAACGGAAGGATTGAAAGGCGCAGTAGCACGTCTCGTGGCAATTCTCTCATCAAAGCACTACACCTCAACCCTGGCTACGATAGTTTCACAATAA
- the LOC1272428 gene encoding sodium-dependent neutral amino acid transporter B(0)AT3, giving the protein MANTAHLFRRQSSRDLIQQATVRSLDELELRELRSRLVRAENGSQNVVYGATNQAFISDDDPPMARILDIGPSGTGPPGKDARKLAMQASIVSQQQQESAIAERPEDERESWDSKWTFLLATIGYAVGLGNVWRFPYLAQKNGGGAFLVPYFVMLLLQGLPIFYLELAIGQRLRKGAIGVWHEVSAYLGGIGISSAFVSYIVALYYNTIIAWCLIYLLHSFETPLPWAECPKRLFKNFTYDIEPECVVSSPTKYYWYRETLQVSPSVNEPEQINYTVALALITAWSLVYLCMVQGITESSKIVYITAIFPYVVLIIFFFRGITLKGASDGIAHLFTPRWESILEPVVWLEAGTQIFFSLGLAFGGLIAFSSYNPANNNCYRDALVVSVTNCSTSMFAGVVVFSVIGFKATSIYDSCVEERSEMIRQNKSHDLLPVCDLQKELENSASGTGLAFIIFTEAINQFPAAQLWAVLFFLMLFTLGIDSQFGTLEGVSTSLMDMKLFPNVPKEMITGALCMSCCVLSLCFANGAGSYIFQLMDSFAGSYTLLIIAFFECIGVSYIYGLKRFADDIELMTGSRPSLYWMLCWKYISPIAMITILVASFLELASEGSSYPGWNALTGTTDQLEWPHWCIVVAILLILVSILWIPGVAILRLCGINVIEDSEPAWFPSAELRDVHGIVPHEPTDIEISLFCIRADGSEGLCCPIYGPREQPLDEEE; this is encoded by the exons ATGGCCAACACTGCCCATCTGTTCCGCAGGCAGAGCTCCCGGGATTTGATCCAGCAGGCGACCGTTCGCAGCCTAGATGAGCTCGAGCTGAGA GAACTACGCAGCCGGCTGGTGCGGGCGGAGAACGGCTCGCAGAATGTGGTGTACGGTGCGACGAACCAGGCGTTCATCAGCGACGATGATCCACCGATGGCGCGCATCCTGGACATTGGACCGTCCGGGACGGGGCCGCCGGGCAAGGATGCGCGCAAGCTCGCCATGCAGGCGTCCATCgtgtcgcagcagcagcaggagtcCGCCATCGCCGAGCGACCGGAAGACGAGCGGGAAAGCTGGGACAGCAAGTGGACCTTCCTGCTCGCCACCATTGG GTACGCCGTTGGGCTTGGTAACGTGTGGCGCTTCCCGTATCTGGCGCAGAAAAATGGCGGCGGTGCATTCCTGGTGCCGTACTTcgtaatgctgctgctgcagggccTGCCAATCTTCTACCTGGAGCTCGCGATCGGGCAACGCCTGCGCAAGGGTGCGATCGGTGTGTGGCACGAGGTGTCCGCCTACCTCGGCGGTATCGGCATCTCCTCCGCCTTCGTCAGCTACATCGTGGCGCTCTACTACAACACCATCATTGCCTGGTGCCTGATCTATCTGCTGCACAGCTTCGAAACGCCGCTGCCGTGGGCCGAATGTCCGAAGCGGCTGTTTAAGAACTTCACCTACGACATCGAGCCGGAGTGTGTGGTGTCGTCGCCGACCAAGTACTACTGGTATCGCGAAACGCTCCAGGTGTCGCCGAGCGTCAACGAGCCGGAGCAGATCAACTACACGGTCGCGCTGGCACTCATCACCGCCTGGTCGCTCGTCTACCTGTGCATGGTGCAGGGCATTACCGAGTCGAGCAAGATCGTCTACATCACGGCCATCTTCCCGTACGTCGTGCTGATAATATTCTTCTTCCGCGGCATCACCCTCAAGG GCGCATCGGACGGCATCGCACACCTGTTCACACCACGGtgggaatcgattctggaaccgGTTGTCTGGTTGGAGGCCGGTACGCAGATTTTCTTCTCGCTCGGGCTAGCGTTCGGAGGGCTGATTGCCTTCAGCTCCTACAATCCGGCCAACAACAACTGCTACCGGGACGCGCTCGTCGTGTCCGTAACCAACTGCTCCACGTCTATGTTTGCCGGTGTGGTTGTATTTTCAGTCATCGGCTTCAAG GCCACCTCCATCTATGACAGTTGCGTCGAGGAGCGCTCGGAGATGATACGTCAGAACAAGTCGCACGACCTCTTACCTGTTTGCGATCTGCAAAAGGAGCTGGAAAAT AGCGCATCCGGTACCGGATTAGCATTCATCATCTTCACCGAAGCGATCAACCAGTTCCCGGCGGCGCAGCTATGGGCCGTTCTGTTCTTTCTGATGCTGTTCACGCTCGGTATCGATTCGCAGTTTGGCACGCTGGAGGGCGTCAGTACCTCGCTGATGGATATGAAACTGTTCCCCAACGTGCCGAAGGAAATGATCACCGGG GCTCTGTGCATGTCCTGTTGTGTACTGTCCCTGTGCTTTGCCAACGGTGCCGGTAGCTACATCTTCCAGCTGATGGATAGCTTCGCCGGCAGCTACACATTGCTTATAATTGCGTTTTTCGAATGCATCGGTGTCAGCTACATATATGGGCTCAAAAG GTTCGCGGACGACATCGAGCTGATGACAGGTTCGCGGCCAAGCCTTTACTGGATGCTCTGCTGGAAGTACATATCCCCGATCGCAATGATAACGATTTTGGTCGCCTCCTTTCTGGAGCTCGCATCCGAGGGCAGTAGCTACCCGGGCTGGAATGCGCTCACCGGTACCACCGATCAGCTCGAGTGGCCGCACTGGTGCATAGTGGTTGCCATCTTGCTGATACTGGTGTCCATTCTGTGGATTCCCGGTGTGGCCATCTTGCG attATGTGGCATCAACGTGATCGAAGACAGTGAGCCGGCCTGGTTCCCTTCGGCGGAGCTGCGTGACGTGCACGGTATTGTACCACACGAACCGACCGACATTGAAATATCATTGTTCTGCATACGGGCCGACGGTTCCGAGGGACTCTGCTGTCCCATCTACGGTCCGCGCGAACAGCCACTGGACGAGGAGGAGTAA
- the LOC1272422 gene encoding general odorant-binding protein 45, producing MISIELKYITLACVLAATVAAGSHCHNDYYQLKSVSQAQEECARYQGIPCARLAVYNKYIYPNDTQTQCMVRCMGLNLGWWNDTHGVQEPAMRSFFHPDPDDCDYERRTYHCLNSQRLNHPSPHVDVCERAYESFRCYYEQYGNIVVTPQFVPLSDLQQVDVLLQCANMLPLTVGRSCAGGSKPSERDVDCLARCFLLRSGLYSEQHGPHLDRLYVQCNNYANETRFRETTGTCYRRLKSECQDECVLAGRFLRECFYEGGISIVNSLPASEASVESAGSLGSGQGSAELGESVGSGSTLGESGSVRSEQRSAGSIELLEITGSLGSGEGSSQLRGSAASRESSADMEGFVRPRKPSGSLGSAGTLGLVGSTGTEQGSVGTRETLGLPGSLGSGEGSTELGRSVRRRKPSKSVGLVGSVESEESV from the coding sequence ATGATATCAATTGAACTGAAATACATCACGCTGGCATGTGTGCTGGCTGCTACTGTAGCGGCAGGGTCGCACTGCCACAACGACTACTACCAGCTTAAGAGTGTCTCCCAAGCGCAAGAGGAGTGTGCCCGTTACCAGGGCATTCCGTGTGCCCGGCTAGCCGTCTACAACAAGTATATCTACCCAAACGATACCCAGACGCAATGTATGGTACGTTGCATGGGCCTCAACCTTGGCTGGTGGAATGACACGCACGGAGTACAGGAACCGGCAATGCGGAGCTTCTTCCATCCGGACCCGGACGACTGCGACTACGAGCGCCGTACCTACCATTGTCTTAATTCTCAACGTCTCAATCACCCATCACCGCACGTCGATGTTTGCGAACGTGCGTACGAATCCTTCCGGTGTTACTACGAGCAGTACGGCAACATCGTCGTAACGCCGCAGTTCGTCCCACTGAGTGATCTACAGCAGGTAGATGTATTGTTGCAGTGTGCCAATATGCTACCATTAACCGTCGGAAGATCATGCGCTGGCGGTAGTAAACCGTCGGAGCGTGATGTCGATTGTTTAGCGCGCTGTTTTCTACTGAGAAGCGGATTGTACAGTGAGCAACATGGACCACATCTGGACCGTCTGTACGTGCAGTGTAACAATTACGCGAACGAGACTCGTTTTCGTGAAACCACCGGTACCTGCTACCGGCGGCTGAAGTCGGAATGTCAGGACGAATGTGTTCTAGCGGGTCGGTTTTTGCGGGAATGTTTCTATGAAGGAGGAATATCAATAGTTAACTCACTCCCCGCATCGGAAGCATCTGTAGAATCGGCAGGTTCTTTGGGTTCGGGACAAGGATCTGCCGAATTGGGAGAATCTGTAGGATCTGGAAGTACTTTAGGAGAGTCAGGATCTGTACGATCGGAACAACGATCTGCAGGATCGATAGAACTTTTAGAAATTACAGGATCTTTAGGATCGGGAGAAGGTTCTTCGCAATTGAGAGGATCTGCAGCATCAAGAGAAAGTTCTGCAGACATGGAAGGATTTGTACGACCGAGAAAACCTTCAGGATCTTTGGGATCGGCAGGAACTTTAGGATTGGTTGGATCTACAGGAACGGAACAAGGATCTGTAGGAACTAGAGAAACTTTAGGATTGCCAGGTTCTTTAGGATCGGGAGAAGGTTCTACAGAACTAGGAAGATCTGTACGACGAAGAAAACCTTCGAAATCGGTAGGATTGGTAGGATCTGTGGAATCGGAAGAATCTGTTTAA